A stretch of the Agromyces larvae genome encodes the following:
- a CDS encoding tyrosine-type recombinase/integrase produces MTDANPEPGDPWADALATYLGSLDRLSDSTRAVLGRRLRRIAADLGGTPWEVDRDRLADWLAHAPGSPATAKAYRGAARGFFTWAHSAGLLETNPMPARPSPSRYRKADRWNDTIALFMTAQRAAGIADGTIANRVKHVRRFAEDTELGPFDPVHEQVVAWLETASASRSRRAALRTSLRAFYRWAHNTGRILVDPTDEPDARRRRRPIPETWAAHLHAFVVFQQAIGKPSTTIALRRYQLAHLARDHASIDPFAMTLDDLAVWMHGRTWANETRRSVRSTLRAFYRWAEDTGRIDDNPASKLPPIQSPPPRPRPATADEYRAALERGDERTSLAIRLAAELGMRCAEVAVVHSADLIGSHAAGYSLVVHGKGSKERIIPVTNGLAAVLRDRGEGYLFPGQDHGHISPAYLSRIVSRLLPVGVTMHALRHRFATLAYNIDRDVFTVQQLLGHASPTTTQRYVLVDDSAKRRLIQALAG; encoded by the coding sequence GTGACGGATGCGAACCCTGAACCTGGCGACCCGTGGGCGGATGCGCTCGCGACCTACCTCGGCAGCCTCGACCGGCTCTCCGACAGCACCAGGGCGGTGCTCGGCCGGCGACTGCGGCGGATCGCCGCGGACCTCGGTGGAACCCCGTGGGAAGTCGACCGCGACCGCCTCGCTGACTGGCTCGCACACGCGCCCGGGTCGCCGGCGACCGCGAAGGCGTACCGCGGCGCCGCACGCGGATTCTTCACCTGGGCGCACAGCGCCGGTCTGCTCGAGACCAACCCGATGCCCGCACGGCCGAGCCCGTCACGGTATCGGAAAGCCGACCGATGGAACGACACCATCGCCCTGTTCATGACTGCGCAACGCGCAGCCGGCATCGCCGATGGAACGATCGCGAACCGGGTCAAGCACGTACGGCGCTTCGCTGAAGACACGGAGCTCGGCCCGTTCGACCCGGTACACGAACAGGTCGTCGCGTGGCTTGAGACCGCCTCCGCCTCTCGTTCCCGGCGAGCCGCGCTGCGCACCAGCCTCCGCGCGTTCTACCGGTGGGCGCACAACACCGGGCGCATCCTCGTCGACCCCACCGACGAGCCCGACGCCCGACGCCGCCGCCGCCCGATCCCCGAGACCTGGGCGGCGCACCTGCACGCGTTCGTCGTGTTCCAGCAAGCGATCGGCAAACCCTCCACCACGATCGCCCTTCGCCGGTACCAGCTCGCTCACCTGGCCCGCGATCACGCGAGCATCGACCCGTTCGCGATGACGCTCGACGACCTCGCCGTGTGGATGCACGGCCGGACGTGGGCGAACGAAACCCGACGCAGCGTCCGCAGCACGCTCCGCGCGTTCTACCGGTGGGCCGAAGACACCGGCCGCATCGACGACAACCCCGCAAGCAAACTCCCGCCCATTCAGTCCCCGCCGCCACGGCCGCGACCAGCGACCGCCGACGAGTACCGGGCCGCGCTCGAGCGCGGCGACGAACGCACCTCGCTCGCGATCCGGCTCGCCGCCGAGCTCGGGATGCGCTGCGCCGAGGTCGCCGTCGTGCACTCCGCCGACCTCATCGGCAGCCACGCGGCCGGCTACTCGCTCGTCGTGCACGGCAAGGGCAGCAAGGAACGCATCATCCCGGTCACGAACGGGCTCGCCGCAGTGCTCCGCGACCGCGGCGAAGGCTACCTGTTCCCCGGCCAAGACCACGGGCACATCTCGCCGGCGTACCTGTCAAGGATCGTCTCCCGACTGCTGCCCGTCGGCGTCACCATGCACGCGCTCCGCCACCGATTCGCAACCCTCGCGTACAACATCGACCGCGACGTGTTCACCGTGCAACAGCTCCTCGGCCACGCCTCACCCACCACCACACAGCGATACGTACTCGTCGACGACAGCGCCAAACGCCGCCTCATCCAAGCCCTGGCAGGGTGA
- a CDS encoding helix-turn-helix domain-containing protein: MVTVAEYARQRGITERTVRRWLAAGELSAARQLRGRWMIPADAEPVAHESASLERPRTSTPRPARPPLTLSAALDESPVFLTIETAARLLGVSEHAVRANRETFGVVRLGAHGSLVVPQRVLREFAGL; encoded by the coding sequence ATGGTCACGGTCGCCGAGTACGCACGACAGCGGGGCATCACCGAGCGGACCGTGCGTCGGTGGCTCGCCGCCGGCGAGCTGTCAGCAGCGCGGCAGCTACGGGGTCGGTGGATGATCCCGGCTGACGCCGAACCGGTCGCGCACGAGTCTGCTTCGCTCGAGCGACCACGAACCAGCACACCGCGCCCCGCCCGGCCGCCGCTCACGCTCTCGGCGGCGCTCGATGAATCGCCGGTGTTCCTGACCATCGAGACGGCCGCCAGGCTACTCGGCGTCAGCGAGCACGCGGTCCGGGCGAACCGCGAAACCTTCGGCGTGGTCAGGCTCGGCGCTCACGGCAGCCTTGTCGTGCCGCAGCGCGTCTTGCGCGAGTTCGCGGGGCTCTAG
- the dhaK gene encoding dihydroxyacetone kinase subunit DhaK, translating to MKKFVNDPKQYVPEMLKGLALANPDTLTYVPEYNLIMRKDAPNENKVSVIQGSGSGHEPAHVMVVGKGMLDGACPGDVFAAPPMDYVYETTKLLNSPKGVLLLVNNYTGDRMAFDMAQEMSLADGVNVRTLFIDDDVAVQDSTYTVGRRGVAGNFFVIKAIGAAAEAGADLDELVRIGEKVNSVTRTMGLALTACIPPAKGAPLFELGDDEIEIGVGIHGEPGRRRAKIAPSDELVDILLEPVVADLPFASGDRVALMVNGLGGTPISELYIAYGHAHEALAAKGIEVVRSYVGEYCTSLDMAGASVTLVKLDDEIERLLDAPAEIGYRVF from the coding sequence ATGAAGAAGTTCGTCAACGACCCGAAGCAGTACGTCCCCGAGATGCTGAAGGGGCTCGCGCTGGCGAACCCCGACACCCTGACGTACGTGCCCGAGTACAACCTCATCATGCGCAAGGACGCGCCGAACGAGAACAAGGTCTCGGTCATCCAGGGCTCGGGGTCGGGCCACGAGCCCGCCCACGTGATGGTCGTCGGCAAGGGCATGCTCGACGGGGCGTGCCCCGGCGACGTGTTCGCGGCGCCGCCGATGGACTACGTGTACGAGACCACGAAGCTGCTGAACTCGCCGAAGGGCGTGCTGCTGCTCGTGAACAACTACACCGGAGACCGGATGGCCTTCGACATGGCGCAGGAGATGAGCCTCGCCGACGGCGTGAACGTGCGCACCCTGTTCATCGACGACGACGTCGCCGTGCAGGACTCGACGTACACGGTCGGTCGCCGCGGCGTGGCGGGCAACTTCTTCGTCATCAAGGCCATCGGGGCGGCCGCCGAAGCGGGCGCCGACCTCGACGAGCTCGTGCGCATCGGCGAGAAGGTCAACTCGGTCACCCGCACGATGGGTCTGGCGCTCACCGCCTGCATCCCGCCCGCGAAGGGCGCCCCGCTCTTCGAGCTCGGCGACGACGAGATCGAGATCGGCGTCGGCATCCACGGCGAGCCCGGCCGGCGGCGCGCGAAGATCGCGCCGAGCGACGAACTCGTCGACATCCTGCTCGAGCCCGTCGTGGCCGACCTGCCGTTCGCCAGCGGCGACCGGGTCGCCCTCATGGTCAACGGCCTCGGCGGAACCCCGATCAGCGAGCTGTACATCGCGTACGGCCACGCCCACGAGGCGCTCGCCGCGAAGGGCATCGAGGTGGTGCGCAGCTACGTCGGCGAGTACTGCACCTCGCTCGACATGGCGGGCGCCTCGGTCACGCTGGTGAAGCTCGACGACGAGATCGAGCGGCTGCTGGATGCCCCGGCCGAGATCGGGTACCGCGTGTTCTGA
- the dhaL gene encoding dihydroxyacetone kinase subunit DhaL has translation MTSMPDVEFVVRTIAQTAVDNETYFGDLDSVVGDGDFGYSLARGFEIVLSDWDSYDRADISTFLQKVAMAITGRIGGTSGPIWGTSFLRAAGAVRGKDDLDGADAVAMLRAAIEGIKARGQADVGDKTLLDALVPTTDAIEAALADGKSSDEIVALAATTARASADATTPMIAKRGRAAYTGERSIGSPDAGAVAVAVIFEALASSWQEREERK, from the coding sequence ATGACGAGCATGCCCGACGTGGAGTTCGTGGTGCGCACGATCGCGCAGACCGCGGTCGACAACGAGACCTACTTCGGCGACCTCGACTCGGTCGTCGGCGACGGCGACTTCGGCTACTCGCTCGCCCGCGGCTTCGAGATCGTGCTGAGCGACTGGGACTCGTACGACCGCGCCGACATCTCGACGTTCCTGCAGAAGGTCGCGATGGCGATCACCGGGCGCATCGGGGGCACCTCCGGCCCGATCTGGGGCACCTCGTTCCTGCGGGCGGCCGGAGCGGTGCGCGGCAAGGACGACCTCGACGGTGCGGACGCGGTCGCGATGCTGCGCGCCGCGATCGAGGGCATCAAGGCGAGGGGCCAGGCGGATGTCGGTGACAAGACCCTGCTCGACGCACTCGTGCCGACGACCGACGCCATCGAGGCCGCACTCGCCGACGGGAAGTCGAGCGATGAGATCGTCGCGCTCGCCGCGACCACCGCGCGGGCATCGGCCGACGCCACCACGCCGATGATCGCCAAACGCGGCCGGGCCGCATACACGGGCGAACGCAGCATCGGGTCTCCCGACGCCGGCGCGGTCGCCGTCGCCGTCATCTTCGAGGCGCTCGCCTCGTCCTGGCAGGAGAGAGAGGAACGCAAATGA
- a CDS encoding HAD-IA family hydrolase — MPALIFDCDGVLADTERNGHLPAFNRTFADVGLPVEWSDADYAVKVRIGGGKERMASLLTPEFVAANGLPADADGQRELLADWHRRKTAIYTELVASGALPARPGIARISRQVAEAGWLLAVASTSAEPSVRAVLEHAVGAEAAAGFRVFAGDIVAHKKPAPDIYELALRELGIGSDDAVVIEDSGNGVEAAVAAGLRTVVTVSAYTVDEDFSAASLVLSSLGDDHEPARVLADPFGIAPGDEVGLADLVALLDHPLPHPTTDATQEDR, encoded by the coding sequence ATGCCCGCCCTCATCTTCGACTGCGACGGCGTGCTCGCCGACACGGAGCGCAACGGGCATCTGCCCGCGTTCAACCGCACCTTCGCCGACGTGGGCCTGCCGGTCGAGTGGAGCGACGCGGACTACGCCGTGAAAGTGCGGATCGGCGGCGGCAAGGAGCGCATGGCGAGTCTGCTCACGCCCGAGTTCGTCGCCGCGAACGGCCTGCCGGCCGACGCCGACGGCCAGCGCGAGCTCCTCGCCGACTGGCATCGGCGCAAGACCGCGATCTACACCGAGCTCGTGGCATCCGGCGCCCTTCCCGCCCGACCCGGCATCGCACGCATCAGCCGCCAGGTCGCCGAGGCCGGATGGCTGCTCGCCGTCGCCTCCACCTCGGCCGAACCGTCGGTGCGGGCCGTGCTCGAGCACGCCGTCGGCGCCGAAGCCGCCGCCGGCTTCCGTGTATTCGCGGGCGACATCGTCGCGCACAAGAAGCCCGCCCCCGACATCTACGAACTTGCGTTGCGCGAACTCGGCATCGGATCCGACGACGCCGTCGTCATCGAGGACAGCGGCAACGGCGTCGAAGCGGCCGTGGCCGCAGGCCTACGCACCGTCGTCACCGTGAGCGCGTACACCGTCGACGAGGACTTCTCCGCGGCATCCCTCGTGCTCTCCTCGCTCGGCGACGATCACGAACCCGCGCGCGTGCTCGCCGACCCCTTCGGCATCGCGCCGGGCGACGAGGTCGGCCTCGCCGACCTCGTCGCCCTACTCGACCACCCGCTTCCGCACCCCACGACCGACGCGACCCAGGAGGACCGATGA
- a CDS encoding class II fructose-bisphosphate aldolase encodes MPVVSLKEIVDRAFRERYGVPAINIVNDLTLEAVLAGAVEARSPVIVQTSVKTVKSIGLDVLWSMWTSMTEGIEVPVTLHLDHCPERQVISDCLARGWNSVLFDASTMPVEENQRQTVEVVAEARGYGAHVEGEIEAIKGVEDGIGSDTDPRRHTLETSIEFIETTGVDVFAPSIGNAHGVYSSTPDLDFQRVTDLVEATGVPIALHGGSGMTDAQFSDLISRGCAKVNISTALKIEFMKANLAFLRGAEEQDKWDPPSLFRDVRQHIVDLTTGLAAKFGSAGKAW; translated from the coding sequence ATGCCGGTGGTGAGCCTGAAGGAGATCGTGGATCGCGCGTTCCGGGAGCGCTACGGGGTGCCCGCGATCAACATCGTGAACGACCTGACCCTCGAAGCGGTGCTCGCGGGCGCCGTCGAGGCCCGGTCGCCCGTCATCGTGCAGACGTCGGTGAAGACGGTGAAGTCGATCGGCCTCGACGTGCTGTGGTCGATGTGGACCTCGATGACCGAGGGCATCGAGGTGCCGGTCACCCTGCACCTCGACCACTGCCCCGAGCGGCAGGTGATCAGCGACTGCCTCGCCCGCGGCTGGAACTCCGTGCTGTTCGACGCATCCACCATGCCCGTCGAGGAGAACCAGCGGCAGACGGTCGAGGTCGTCGCCGAGGCCCGCGGCTACGGCGCCCACGTCGAGGGCGAGATCGAGGCCATCAAGGGCGTCGAAGACGGCATCGGCAGCGACACCGACCCGCGCCGCCACACCCTCGAGACGTCGATCGAGTTCATCGAGACCACCGGCGTCGACGTGTTCGCGCCGTCGATCGGCAACGCGCACGGCGTGTATTCCTCGACGCCCGACCTCGACTTCCAGCGCGTCACCGACCTCGTCGAGGCCACCGGCGTGCCGATCGCCCTGCACGGCGGCAGCGGCATGACCGACGCCCAGTTCAGCGACCTCATCTCGCGCGGCTGCGCCAAGGTGAACATCTCGACCGCGCTGAAGATCGAGTTCATGAAGGCGAACCTCGCGTTCCTCCGCGGCGCGGAGGAACAGGACAAATGGGATCCGCCATCCCTGTTCCGCGACGTGCGCCAGCACATCGTCGACCTGACCACGGGCCTGGCCGCGAAGTTCGGCAGCGCCGGGAAGGCGTGGTGA
- a CDS encoding hybrid sensor histidine kinase/response regulator transcription factor, with the protein MNPANPHTSLRGDPRFDALITMAADLAGRFDPQRLLERILRHTMALLDCDSGSICTVDEAAGTYRKEVDLGVGCLSGRTFPLDEGVTGEVVRARRPVVFDEYAHVRGGHIAARDRSELHGVIGVPILSNGAIIGTCVVFSRDPDRRFTEADVALVELFATHAAIAIANARLHALAADKERQAAVLAERERVMRDVHDTVGRGLATVLLHLDDAERAIGRADDPVGALGRARSAARTALTETQRSVLGFDPGLTDAAALAEAVRLELSWIESAAGVATRLIVIGDPVALPPETGRQLLRIVQEALTNVLEHAGARTVRVGLVYGGHTVSVLIEDDGRGFDVASVTAEPRRALGLQGLLARAQHLGGTLQIESSLGWGTRIRAEVPRWPAVDSERTRWRVLVAHEHELVRAGLVRVLSDQEPDIQVVGEVSGSRNVVEAYELLRPHVVVAPLDHPHVDGVQLTAYLRAVDPDAAVVLLVPSFSDERLRGAAQIGATGFVEEHTDAAGLVRAVVAAARGDTLLTPEVFSLLTAPDDPLLTPREREVRDLVARGLPDKQIAVLLRISVKTVEKHVGAILRKTGAANRTELAGLRREAP; encoded by the coding sequence ATGAACCCTGCGAACCCCCACACGAGTCTGCGCGGCGACCCGAGATTCGACGCGCTCATCACGATGGCGGCCGACCTCGCCGGCCGCTTCGACCCGCAACGCCTGCTGGAGCGCATCCTGCGGCACACGATGGCGCTGCTCGACTGCGACAGCGGCTCGATCTGCACCGTGGACGAGGCCGCCGGCACCTACCGCAAAGAGGTCGACCTCGGCGTCGGATGCCTCTCGGGGCGCACCTTCCCGCTCGACGAGGGCGTCACCGGCGAGGTGGTGCGCGCACGCCGCCCGGTCGTGTTCGACGAGTACGCGCACGTGCGCGGCGGGCACATCGCCGCACGCGACCGCAGCGAACTGCACGGCGTGATCGGCGTGCCGATCCTCTCGAACGGCGCGATCATCGGCACCTGCGTCGTGTTCAGCCGCGACCCCGACCGGCGCTTCACCGAGGCCGACGTCGCCCTCGTCGAACTCTTCGCCACGCACGCGGCGATCGCGATCGCGAACGCCCGGCTGCACGCGCTCGCCGCCGACAAGGAACGCCAGGCGGCGGTGCTCGCCGAACGCGAGCGCGTGATGCGCGACGTGCACGACACCGTCGGCCGAGGACTCGCGACCGTGCTGCTGCACCTCGACGACGCCGAACGGGCGATCGGCCGCGCCGACGACCCCGTGGGGGCGCTCGGGCGGGCGCGATCGGCTGCACGCACCGCGCTCACCGAGACCCAGCGCAGCGTGCTCGGCTTCGACCCCGGCCTCACCGACGCCGCCGCGCTCGCCGAAGCGGTGCGCCTCGAACTCAGCTGGATCGAATCCGCCGCGGGCGTGGCGACCCGGCTGATCGTCATCGGCGATCCCGTCGCCCTGCCGCCCGAGACGGGGCGACAGCTGCTCCGCATCGTGCAGGAGGCGCTCACGAACGTGCTCGAACACGCGGGCGCACGGACGGTGCGCGTCGGGCTCGTCTACGGCGGGCACACGGTCTCGGTGCTGATCGAGGACGACGGGCGGGGCTTCGACGTCGCGTCGGTCACGGCCGAACCGCGGCGTGCGCTGGGTCTGCAGGGGCTGCTCGCCCGCGCCCAGCACCTCGGCGGCACGTTGCAGATCGAGTCGTCGCTCGGCTGGGGGACGCGGATCCGAGCGGAGGTGCCGCGATGGCCCGCCGTCGACTCCGAACGCACCCGCTGGCGGGTGCTCGTCGCGCACGAGCACGAACTGGTGCGGGCGGGGCTCGTGCGGGTGCTCAGCGATCAGGAGCCCGACATCCAGGTCGTCGGCGAGGTGTCGGGGTCGCGCAACGTGGTCGAGGCGTATGAACTGCTGCGACCGCATGTCGTCGTCGCCCCGCTCGACCACCCGCACGTCGACGGGGTGCAACTGACGGCCTACCTGCGCGCCGTCGACCCCGACGCGGCGGTGGTGCTGCTCGTGCCGTCGTTCAGCGACGAGCGGCTGCGCGGCGCCGCGCAGATCGGCGCGACCGGGTTCGTGGAGGAGCACACGGATGCCGCGGGGCTCGTGCGCGCGGTCGTCGCCGCCGCACGCGGCGACACGCTGCTCACGCCCGAGGTGTTCAGCCTGCTCACCGCGCCCGACGACCCGCTGCTCACCCCGCGCGAGCGCGAGGTGCGCGATCTCGTGGCCCGGGGTCTTCCCGACAAGCAGATCGCGGTGCTGCTGCGCATCTCGGTGAAGACCGTCGAGAAGCACGTCGGCGCCATCCTGCGCAAGACCGGCGCGGCGAACCGCACGGAGCTCGCCGGCCTGCGCCGCGAAGCCCCCTGA
- a CDS encoding Dps family protein, which translates to MTDIQTAPKTGSADVAAGVAQFFTPVLHELVALAVNGKQAHWHVRGVNFIAVHELLDDVVAHAQEWGDEVAERVIALGLPIDGRLATVAGKSGAVNPKLGFQNYDETIAEVVAQIDLVTEKLNAAIDGLAELDPSSQDVAIEIRRGIDKDRWFLSAHVAKQ; encoded by the coding sequence ATGACCGACATCCAGACCGCACCGAAGACAGGGTCGGCCGACGTCGCGGCGGGGGTCGCGCAGTTCTTCACCCCCGTGCTGCACGAACTCGTCGCGCTCGCGGTGAACGGCAAGCAGGCCCACTGGCACGTCCGCGGCGTGAACTTCATCGCCGTGCACGAGCTGCTCGACGACGTCGTGGCGCATGCGCAGGAGTGGGGCGACGAGGTCGCCGAGCGGGTCATCGCGCTGGGGCTGCCGATCGACGGCCGCCTCGCGACGGTCGCCGGCAAGAGCGGCGCGGTGAACCCGAAGCTCGGGTTCCAGAACTACGACGAGACGATCGCCGAGGTGGTCGCCCAGATCGACCTCGTCACCGAGAAGCTCAACGCGGCGATCGACGGCCTGGCCGAGCTCGACCCGTCCAGTCAGGACGTCGCGATCGAGATCCGCCGCGGCATCGACAAGGACCGCTGGTTCCTCTCGGCGCACGTCGCGAAGCAGTAG
- a CDS encoding LuxR C-terminal-related transcriptional regulator — translation MLAEDSVLLREGLVRLFDEAGFETVGAFGDADALLAALDDSAPGAPAPDVVVLDVRMPPTFRDEGVRAAIELRRRRPGLGVLLLSQYVEGTYADELLSSGDGGMGYLLKDRVASLDELRDAVERVSTGGTVLDPVVVRELLGRRGDPLARLTPREREVLELMAEGRTNAAIANRLFIGIGAVEKHVTAIFQKLALEDSGTDHRRVLAVLAWLQR, via the coding sequence ATGCTCGCCGAAGACTCGGTGCTGCTGCGCGAAGGCCTCGTGCGCCTCTTCGACGAGGCCGGGTTCGAGACGGTCGGGGCCTTCGGCGACGCCGACGCCCTGCTCGCCGCGCTCGACGACTCCGCCCCGGGCGCCCCCGCGCCCGACGTCGTGGTGCTCGACGTGCGCATGCCGCCGACGTTCCGCGACGAGGGGGTGCGCGCCGCGATCGAGCTGCGTCGGCGTCGCCCCGGGCTGGGCGTCCTGCTGCTCAGCCAGTACGTCGAGGGCACCTACGCCGACGAACTGCTCTCGTCGGGCGACGGCGGCATGGGCTACCTGCTGAAAGACCGGGTGGCGTCGCTCGACGAACTCCGCGACGCCGTCGAACGGGTGAGCACGGGCGGCACCGTGCTCGATCCGGTGGTGGTGCGCGAGCTCCTCGGCCGGCGCGGCGACCCGCTCGCCCGGCTCACCCCCCGCGAGCGCGAGGTGCTCGAGCTCATGGCCGAGGGCCGCACGAACGCGGCGATCGCGAACCGGCTGTTCATCGGCATCGGTGCGGTCGAGAAGCACGTCACCGCCATCTTCCAGAAGCTCGCCCTCGAGGACTCGGGCACCGATCACCGACGGGTGCTCGCGGTGCTCGCCTGGTTGCAGCGCTGA
- a CDS encoding sensor histidine kinase: MATDSTTAGAAPAAPAIAPAEPAAATPRRGYGALWASVPRELGFLILTMPIAITGLVVVSTVFFTGVGMIALVVGIFLMIAAFFTARGFGTLELVRLRWAGRSEIRRPQWPRTDGTGGFWRATFSPFIDGHYWLYLLHTLVVNPIVSIFSWTVTIAWVSGALGGLTGWIWQPFIPADDRGFWLNQWILDRIAPGTASLVDPVAGERVLELLLGVMFLLTLPLVFRGLTLMHDGVARGMLGAWRSEALEREVAELSASRGAAVQAEDASLRRLERDIHDGPQQRLVRLQMDLASIERRLDQDPEAARALLAEARDQARETLDELRALSRGFAPPLLQDRGLGSALGALAARSPVTVAFDNGLGADASLPAPIERNAYFIAAELLTNVAKHSEATAARLRVQTRALADGTHWLDLWVTDNGRGGASVAAGHGLAGLDDRVRGLRGVLVVDSPEGGPTVVGAHIPFQPVGADSGASEPVTPPTA; this comes from the coding sequence ATGGCCACTGACTCGACGACCGCGGGCGCTGCGCCCGCCGCGCCCGCCATCGCGCCGGCCGAACCCGCTGCGGCGACCCCGCGGCGCGGCTACGGCGCGCTCTGGGCGAGCGTGCCGCGCGAGCTCGGCTTCCTCATCCTCACCATGCCGATCGCGATCACGGGGCTCGTCGTGGTCTCGACGGTGTTCTTCACCGGCGTCGGCATGATCGCCCTCGTGGTGGGCATCTTCCTCATGATCGCCGCGTTCTTCACCGCGCGCGGGTTCGGGACGCTCGAACTCGTCCGACTGCGCTGGGCGGGGCGCTCCGAGATCCGCCGGCCCCAGTGGCCGCGCACCGACGGCACCGGTGGGTTCTGGCGTGCGACGTTCAGCCCGTTCATCGACGGCCACTACTGGCTGTACCTGCTGCACACGCTGGTCGTGAACCCCATCGTCAGCATCTTCTCGTGGACCGTCACGATCGCCTGGGTCTCGGGCGCCCTCGGCGGACTCACCGGCTGGATCTGGCAGCCGTTCATCCCCGCCGACGACCGCGGGTTCTGGCTCAACCAGTGGATCCTCGACCGCATCGCCCCCGGGACGGCGAGCCTGGTCGACCCCGTCGCGGGCGAGCGCGTCCTCGAACTGCTCCTCGGCGTGATGTTCCTGCTCACCCTGCCGCTCGTGTTCCGCGGCTTGACGCTCATGCACGACGGCGTCGCGCGCGGCATGCTCGGCGCGTGGCGCTCGGAGGCCCTCGAGCGCGAGGTCGCCGAACTGTCCGCCTCCCGCGGCGCCGCGGTGCAGGCCGAGGATGCCTCGCTGCGACGCCTGGAGCGCGACATCCACGACGGCCCGCAGCAGCGACTGGTGCGCCTCCAGATGGACCTCGCGTCGATCGAACGCCGACTCGACCAGGACCCCGAAGCGGCACGCGCCCTGCTCGCCGAGGCCCGAGACCAGGCCCGCGAGACGCTCGACGAACTCCGCGCGCTCTCACGCGGCTTCGCCCCGCCGCTGCTGCAGGACCGCGGGCTGGGCAGCGCGTTGGGCGCGCTCGCGGCGCGCAGCCCCGTCACGGTCGCCTTCGACAACGGGCTCGGTGCGGATGCCTCGCTGCCGGCGCCGATCGAGCGCAACGCGTACTTCATCGCCGCCGAACTGCTGACCAACGTGGCCAAGCACTCGGAGGCGACGGCCGCGCGGCTGCGTGTGCAGACCCGCGCGCTCGCCGACGGCACGCACTGGCTCGATCTCTGGGTCACCGACAACGGCCGCGGCGGCGCGAGCGTCGCCGCCGGGCACGGGCTCGCCGGGCTCGACGACCGGGTGCGGGGCCTGCGCGGCGTCCTCGTGGTCGACAGCCCCGAGGGCGGGCCGACCGTCGTCGGCGCGCACATCCCGTTCCAGCCGGTCGGCGCCGACTCCGGAGCATCCGAACCGGTGACGCCGCCGACCGCCTGA